The following are from one region of the Geothermobacter hydrogeniphilus genome:
- a CDS encoding AAA family ATPase has protein sequence MEFRVLPRSTWAPETGNNTIYLKIDHWNDYSFVTMFHMSLHDEDGRLHDIGEIKIAFKGQTTETDTYAKLPDRFEHLGEEFFSLGQGVEFYRNMASLPSHFCNQILSALRDIVLQPNLIEDIKEEEVFSTSLLRGISLSVIKGQYARVLEGKAELTNFKFKFVRPEAGHWGRIELGFDVEVGSTPNTNIHAIIGRNGVGKTTLLNGMIEAITDRQGTNAKFVDIDGWQESEISDDYFSSLVSVSFSAFDPFTPPKEQPDPAKGTCYFYIGLKDPKNGEFHRTISDLQNDCSRALISCFYDPKKTDRWLDAIGKLGSDEIFASMRLQKLKDIYKDLRNNTMSEEQSDSSSFQDKYIKEVSPFLSRMSSGHAIVLLTITRLVATVEEKTLVLLDEAESHLHPPLLSAFVRALADLLQDRNGVAIIATHSPVVLQEIPCSCVWKIYRVGSNVTASRPTIETFGENLGLLTSEVFSLEVERSGFHDLLAESVETGRTYEEIVSSYNNQLGFEGRAILKALIANRDRSVSHDETE, from the coding sequence ATGGAATTTCGTGTTTTACCCAGAAGCACTTGGGCCCCTGAAACCGGTAATAATACGATTTATCTCAAGATAGATCATTGGAATGACTATTCGTTTGTTACCATGTTTCACATGTCGCTCCATGATGAAGATGGCCGTCTCCACGATATTGGTGAAATTAAGATTGCCTTTAAAGGACAAACGACAGAAACCGACACCTATGCCAAATTACCTGACAGATTTGAACATCTTGGCGAAGAGTTCTTCTCACTAGGACAAGGTGTTGAGTTTTATCGTAATATGGCGTCCTTACCTAGTCACTTTTGCAATCAGATTTTATCAGCATTGCGCGATATTGTTTTACAACCTAACCTTATTGAAGACATAAAAGAGGAAGAAGTTTTCAGCACATCTTTACTGCGCGGCATCAGCCTCTCAGTGATAAAAGGGCAGTATGCCCGAGTCCTCGAAGGTAAAGCTGAGCTCACCAACTTTAAATTCAAGTTCGTCAGGCCTGAAGCAGGGCATTGGGGGAGAATAGAGCTCGGTTTTGATGTAGAAGTTGGTTCCACGCCTAACACCAATATTCATGCGATTATTGGCCGAAATGGGGTAGGCAAAACAACTTTACTAAATGGCATGATTGAAGCGATTACAGATCGGCAAGGTACTAACGCTAAATTTGTCGATATAGATGGGTGGCAGGAAAGCGAAATCTCGGATGATTATTTCAGTAGTCTTGTATCAGTTTCCTTCAGTGCCTTCGATCCATTTACCCCTCCCAAGGAACAACCTGATCCTGCGAAAGGAACCTGCTATTTCTATATTGGCTTGAAAGACCCGAAGAATGGAGAGTTCCACCGAACTATTAGCGATCTTCAAAATGATTGTTCAAGAGCCTTAATTAGTTGTTTTTACGACCCCAAAAAGACCGATCGTTGGTTGGATGCCATTGGTAAACTTGGCTCAGATGAAATTTTTGCTTCAATGAGGCTACAAAAGTTAAAAGATATTTACAAGGATCTTCGTAACAACACGATGAGTGAAGAACAATCTGATTCAAGCTCTTTTCAAGACAAGTATATAAAAGAGGTTAGCCCGTTTTTGTCTCGCATGAGTTCGGGGCACGCCATAGTTTTGCTAACCATAACCCGCTTGGTCGCCACCGTAGAAGAAAAAACATTAGTGCTATTGGATGAGGCAGAGAGCCATTTACACCCGCCATTATTATCGGCGTTTGTGCGCGCCCTTGCCGATTTACTTCAGGATCGAAATGGGGTCGCAATCATAGCGACACACTCACCTGTGGTTTTGCAAGAAATACCTTGTTCTTGCGTTTGGAAAATTTATCGTGTTGGTTCAAATGTAACGGCTAGTCGGCCAACTATTGAAACTTTCGGTGAAAACCTTGGATTATTAACCAGCGAAGTTTTCAGTCTCGAAGTTGAACGTTCAGGGTTCCACGATCTTCTTGCTGAATCTGTTGAAACAGGAAGAACTTATGAAGAAATAGTTTCTAGCTACAATAACCAACTTGGGTTTGAGGGTAGAGCCATTCTAAAAGCGCTCATTGCCAATCGTGATAGGAGTGTTAGTCATGATGAGACTGAG